The window CCTCGACCCTCTCGTGAAGAAACCGCCGCACTGCATCTCTGATGCGCTCCTGCCTAAGCAGTGCTTGGACCCTCGATAGGCTCTCAATGCCTTCTCCCTGGAAGGTCAACGTCTGGAAGAGCCCCCCTTCTACAAGCTCGACCTTCGCCAGCGGGAAAAGGTTCTCGAGTGCTTTCCTAACTTTCTCGCAATCTTCTGTGGGGTAAACCCTTACTGCGCCTCTGAGTTGAACTCTCACGTAGAACCTCCTTTAGAAATTCCTTAACATTACGCTCCAATTCTTCACTTTCCCCCTCAATGATTTTATCCGCCATTTGGATGGCTGCAGGTGTTCCCACCTCTATCTCGTTCCGCTCCCTCTCAAGGAAAGCTTCGATACCTCCAACATCATCGCTACGTCCACGTCCGAGTGTTCTCCTAAACCTGACCATGTGAGGTGTGTCGATGGCGAGCAACCAAAAATGGGGGAAAGCCTGCCTGAACGCCACAACCTCGTCGGGGCTTCTGATGCCGTCCACCACCACCACTGGCTCTTTCTCTCTTTTCACAGCCTCTATTGCCCACCGTGCCACAACTTGAGGCCCCCCCTCCTCACGCAACTGGAACATTAACTTACCTAACCCTTGAGCTGTAGGCTCGATCCCCCTCCGCTTCGCCTCCATTCTGATCAGATCCCCCATGACTACTACTGCACAGGACTGGGCCCTTAGATGTTCCGCCGCCGTAGACTTTCCAGCGGCGGGCATCCCTGTAATACCTATGACGATTTTGTCATCGCAACTCAACTTTCACACCTGGCAGGTGAAGGTAACTGGGTTTTATATGGGTAATAAACTTTATTTCTTTTAGAACACGCCCAATGGCTTTGGGTGGCGTGAAAGTTGCTGGAGCGAATAAGAAGTTTCATAGCCTTCGACCTCTCCGATGAGAAGCTACTCGACAGACTCGTTGAACTGCAGAGAACCCTTCTCGATACAGGAGCCGACCTCAAACTAGTGGAGAGAGAGAACCTCCACCTAACCCTCCGCTTCCTCGGCGAACTACCGCCTGACGTCACTCAAGCTGTCACTGCTGTGGTGCAAACAGTCACCTTCAAGCCGTTTACAATCCACTTTCGCGGTCTAGGAGTCTTCCCCAACTTCCATCACATAAACGTGGTCTGGGTAGGTGTCCGTGAAGGAGCTGAAGAGATGCAAGCCCTCTTCAACCAGATCGAGCCGAAGCTGCGGAAACTTGGCCTTCGCCCAGACCAAAAAGGCTTCAGCCCACACCTTACTATAGCTCGCGTAAAGACTGGGAAGAATAGGGAAAGACTGGTTGAGGTCGTCCAAAGCCTATCTGATTGTGAGGTGGGGGAAGTTTCAAGTGGACCGCTGAAGCTGAAGATGAGCACACTAACCTCAAAGGGCCCTCAATATTCAACCATCTGCCAGAAGGAGCCTAACGTCCAAGATGACTAACTTGGATGACGTGATAAGTGAAGTTAAAAAAAGAGAAGTACCTACACTTGAAGAGAGGGAAGAAGTCCTAAAACTGGCTGAGATGTTACAGGCTAGAGTAGAAGAGGAAGCACAGAAACACCAAATAGATGTGGAGAGTCGAGTTGAAGGCTCAATAGCCAAAGACACTTGGTTGAGGAGCGATAAAGATGTTGACATCTTCCTTCTATTCCACCCCAGTCTTGAGAGAGAAAAGTTAAGCACGCTTGGCCTCAAGATTGCCGAAGCCAGCGTAAGAGAGTATGGAGGGGTTAAACGCTACGCGGAACATCCATACATAGAGAGCCGAGTTGGAGACTTGAAGGTAAACATAGTCCCATGCTACAAGGTTGAATTGGGACGTTGGAAGAGCTCCACCGACAGAACACCCTTCCACACTGAGTACATTAAAGCGAGGCTGAGATCCGCGGAGCAGAAAACGGAGGTGAGGCTTCTCAAGAGATTTATGAAAGGGGTCGGAGTGTACGGAGCAGACATAAAGA is drawn from Candidatus Bathyarchaeia archaeon and contains these coding sequences:
- the thpR gene encoding RNA 2',3'-cyclic phosphodiesterase, translated to MLERIRSFIAFDLSDEKLLDRLVELQRTLLDTGADLKLVERENLHLTLRFLGELPPDVTQAVTAVVQTVTFKPFTIHFRGLGVFPNFHHINVVWVGVREGAEEMQALFNQIEPKLRKLGLRPDQKGFSPHLTIARVKTGKNRERLVEVVQSLSDCEVGEVSSGPLKLKMSTLTSKGPQYSTICQKEPNVQDD
- a CDS encoding RNA-binding domain-containing protein — encoded protein: MRVQLRGAVRVYPTEDCEKVRKALENLFPLAKVELVEGGLFQTLTFQGEGIESLSRVQALLRQERIRDAVRRFLHERVEGDRIKFYLNKQVAYVGRFSLCEPSGESPLGPIEVELESDDLRRLIDWLSPASTNEYE
- a CDS encoding AAA family ATPase encodes the protein MSCDDKIVIGITGMPAAGKSTAAEHLRAQSCAVVVMGDLIRMEAKRRGIEPTAQGLGKLMFQLREEGGPQVVARWAIEAVKREKEPVVVVDGIRSPDEVVAFRQAFPHFWLLAIDTPHMVRFRRTLGRGRSDDVGGIEAFLERERNEIEVGTPAAIQMADKIIEGESEELERNVKEFLKEVLRESSTQRRSKGLPHRRLRES